TCGCGGCGCCGAAGAGGCCGAAAACGCCGATCTGCATGGCATTATAGGCGAGGATCGCGATGAGCGCGGCGGCACCGCCGGCAAGACCGCCAAGACCCTGCGCGGTATAGGCATAGAAGGCGCCGGCATTGCTGATATGGCGGGCCATGGCGACATAGCCGACCGCGAACAGCAGCAGCACCGTCGTCACGAAGGCGAAGGTCAGCGGAATGCCCGGCCCGTTGCCGAGCATCATCGACAGCGGCACGCCGCCGGCAACGGCCGTCAACGGCGCGGCGGCCGAGACGACGAGGAAGGTAACGGCCCCGACCCCGAGGCTGTTCTTGCGCAACTGGTTCGTGCCACCCTGCGGCACGGTGGTATCGGTCATGATCCTCTCCCATCCTGACGGCACGCCGCTTGCGGCTGCCGCCCTCCAATGCCGTCGCGCCAGGCGAACGGCGGTTCCCGTTGAAAGTCGCTTGCGGTTCATTATTTGAACCCGTATTTTAATTATAGATTTGCAAACACCTGCCCTGCCGTCAAGTTATTTCTCATGTTAAGTATCTTGCGGGATGAGGTGGAAACCGGACATTCGGGGAGGAACACATGAGCACCATCGGCAAGGCCCTTATTCTGCTCGACCTGGTCGCGGGTCTCGACAAGGATATCGGTCTGACCGACCTTGCGCGCCTTTCCGATCTCGACAAGGCGACGACACGGCGCTTCCTGGTGGAACTGGAGAAGCACGGCTTCGTGGAGCAGGACGGCGAGACGCGCAAATACCGGCTCGGCGCTGCACCGGTGCGCCTCGCGCGCATCCGCCAGGCGCGCTTTCCCTTCATCGCCGTCGCCGCCCCCTTCGTGAAGGTGCTGGCGGAGGAAACGGACGAGACGGTTCATCTGTCGGAATTTTCCGGCGGGCGGCTCGCCACCATCCATGTCGAGACATCCTCGCAGGCCCATCGCGTGATCGTCGATGTCGGCTCCACCCTGCCCTTCCATGCCACCGCCTCGGGCATCGCCTTCCTCTCCTACCTGCCGCAGGGCGAAATCGACCGCGCGCTGTCAAAGCCGCTGGAACGCTTTTCGCCGCACACGACGGTCGATGCCGGCGAGGTGCGCAGCCTTGTGCGGGAAACGACGGAGCGGGGGTTCTCGATCAACCGGCAGGGCTTCGAGATCGGCGTCATCAGCACCGCCGCGCCGATCCTGGCGCCCAATGGCCGGCCGGTCGGATCGCTTGCCGTGGCCGCACCCATCGCACGGGCGGACACCGCCAAGATGCTGGAGATCGGCGCCAGGACACGCGCCGCCGCAAAGGCCATCGCGGAGAGCTATTACGGAGCCAAGCGCTAGGTGCTTAGCGCCGGCCACGCGGCTTCGTCGCCAGCACATTGCGGATCGCGAAGCTCGAATGGATGCGCGACACGCCGGGCATGGCGGAGAGGATTTCCTTGTGGATGCGCTCGAATTCGCCGGCGCTGGCGATCTCGACGCGCAGCAGATAGTCTGAACCGCCCGTCATCAGGAAACATTCGCGGATTTCCGGGTGCTTGCGCACCGCCGCCTCGAAGCGGTCGAGATGGTCCTCCGTCTGCCGTTCCAGCGTGATGTTGATGATGACGGCG
This genomic stretch from Roseateles sp. XES5 harbors:
- a CDS encoding Lrp/AsnC family transcriptional regulator, which translates into the protein MAALDAIDRNILRLLRLDARMSNASLAAEVGLSPSACLRRIKLMEQAGVIRGYTALVDAGNAESMIAVIINITLERQTEDHLDRFEAAVRKHPEIRECFLMTGGSDYLLRVEIASAGEFERIHKEILSAMPGVSRIHSSFAIRNVLATKPRGRR
- a CDS encoding IclR family transcriptional regulator, whose protein sequence is MSTIGKALILLDLVAGLDKDIGLTDLARLSDLDKATTRRFLVELEKHGFVEQDGETRKYRLGAAPVRLARIRQARFPFIAVAAPFVKVLAEETDETVHLSEFSGGRLATIHVETSSQAHRVIVDVGSTLPFHATASGIAFLSYLPQGEIDRALSKPLERFSPHTTVDAGEVRSLVRETTERGFSINRQGFEIGVISTAAPILAPNGRPVGSLAVAAPIARADTAKMLEIGARTRAAAKAIAESYYGAKR